The following are from one region of the Gammaproteobacteria bacterium genome:
- a CDS encoding Ig-like domain-containing protein — translation MFTDDDSIDSKLTVNNLLTPGISDTISRAEPYDRYGNFAADLFPHETYPVVFNSVKPTFKIDDEIVFFYFDEPVSAGKGNIVISSSTDTRYIDVNDSSQVKFGPQDYHSRSPFLQSREFGVVTISPSADLLLDTAYTIQVADGVFLDSEGKSQAGFNNASFETTDSSPNLYSLNRVFFPVDENIELHFDEAVKAAAGNIVISNGTDVRTIAINDTSQVAFAGDTVTINPVDDLLPDSDYVLQIESGVITDIAGHPNTGLLSSFYKTAPAIPQPLLVDSNPKNNSPDFKVDNDITLRFNEAVKAGTGYLVLSNGSDTRFIAIDDKNQVAFDGDKVIIDPSEDLIPGTTYTARMASGVITDKAGIPYDGFTDATFSTIDPGPLFSIKSGLKIDNVKTDQDIRFFLDEEVVAGNGNIVISNGSDIRTINVRDADQVTFGKGIITLNPIADLNPDSIYTVQIPAHAITDTAGNPLSGGDYQIILGTIDSAPLLVGSYPNNEGNIKSDQPIVLRFDEKIVAGSGGLVLRNGADTRSIAMTDSSQVTFNGRSVIIDPTDDLMPGAIYTAYLTSGAITDSEGNAYVGFSDASFTVGAIS, via the coding sequence ATGTTCACTGATGATGATTCCATTGATTCAAAATTAACTGTTAATAACCTGTTGACTCCCGGCATTTCGGATACCATTTCAAGGGCGGAGCCTTATGACCGGTATGGTAACTTTGCTGCCGATCTTTTTCCTCATGAGACTTATCCCGTTGTATTCAATTCAGTAAAACCTACTTTCAAAATCGATGATGAGATTGTATTTTTTTATTTTGATGAACCTGTAAGTGCTGGAAAAGGGAATATTGTTATCAGCAGCAGTACCGATACGCGATACATTGATGTTAATGACAGCAGTCAAGTTAAATTTGGTCCACAGGATTACCATTCTAGAAGTCCTTTTTTGCAATCAAGAGAATTTGGTGTAGTGACCATCAGTCCATCAGCCGATTTACTGCTGGATACTGCTTATACAATCCAAGTTGCAGATGGGGTTTTCCTGGATAGCGAAGGAAAATCGCAGGCAGGCTTTAACAATGCATCCTTTGAGACAACGGATTCATCTCCCAATTTATACTCTTTAAATCGAGTATTTTTCCCGGTTGACGAGAATATCGAACTTCACTTTGATGAAGCAGTTAAAGCCGCGGCAGGGAACATTGTAATTAGCAATGGCACCGATGTCAGAACCATTGCAATTAACGATACTAGCCAGGTTGCCTTTGCGGGAGATACTGTCACTATCAATCCTGTGGATGATTTGTTACCTGATTCGGATTATGTGCTTCAAATTGAAAGCGGAGTAATTACTGATATCGCAGGTCATCCAAACACGGGTTTATTGAGCTCATTCTATAAAACAGCTCCTGCTATTCCTCAACCATTGCTTGTTGATAGTAATCCTAAAAATAATTCGCCGGATTTTAAAGTTGATAATGACATCACGCTGCGTTTCAATGAGGCAGTTAAAGCCGGTACTGGCTATCTTGTGCTCAGCAATGGGAGCGATACACGATTTATCGCTATCGACGATAAAAATCAAGTGGCCTTTGATGGTGACAAAGTCATCATCGATCCGTCAGAAGATCTGATTCCTGGAACAACTTATACAGCACGAATGGCAAGTGGTGTGATTACCGATAAAGCAGGTATTCCATACGATGGCTTTACTGATGCTACTTTTTCAACGATTGACCCCGGTCCTCTTTTTTCAATTAAATCGGGGCTAAAAATTGATAATGTTAAAACGGATCAGGATATCAGATTCTTTTTAGATGAAGAGGTGGTTGCTGGAAATGGGAATATCGTTATCAGCAATGGTTCTGATATACGAACCATTAACGTCAGAGATGCTGATCAAGTAACTTTTGGAAAAGGTATCATAACTCTCAATCCGATAGCAGACTTGAATCCAGACTCAATTTATACCGTGCAAATTCCCGCTCATGCAATTACTGATACGGCAGGAAATCCTTTGTCGGGAGGCGACTATCAGATCATTTTGGGAACAATTGATTCCGCGCCATTGCTTGTTGGCAGTTATCCCAATAATGAAGGGAATATTAAGTCAGATCAACCGATTGTCTTGAGATTTGACGAAAAAATTGTTGCGGGAAGCGGTGGTCTTGTTCTCAGAAATGGAGCGGATACCCGGAGCATTGCCATGACTGATAGCAGTCAAGTTACTTTTAATGGCAGAAGTGTCATTATCGATCCAACTGATGATTTAATGCCTGGTGCAATCTATACAGCGTACCTGACAAGTGGAGCTATTACGGATTCGGAAGGTAATGCGTATGTTGGTTTTTCGGATGCATCTTTTACTGTCGGTGCGATATCTTAA
- a CDS encoding OsmC family protein, which yields MSRIEAVFQNPQGESLSGLLEIPAGTIKSYALFAHCFTCSKDNPAAARIALALAECGIAVLRFDFTGLGSSQGDFSNTNFSSNLQDLLAAARYLEQHYAAPTLLIGHSLGGAAVLAAAQDLPSVKAVTTIGAPATADHVKHLFADSYRELQNEESVQVELAGRSFKIRRQFIDDLEKYNSVAHIGALRKALLIFHSPLDEIVPIDEAGRIFTAAKHPKSFVSLDHADHMLSNPHDSRYVAEVLSAWASRYLQAEQVPAKAADEQQPPIGSGYVIVHEYDKKFTREVLTPHHRLISDEPIALGGADLGLNPYELLLAALGCCTSMTLRMYANHKQIDLQDIRVELHHDRIHADDCAGCEQQKTMIDVITRKIRLSGNLSEQQRARLLEIANQCPVHKTLQSKIKIETNLVDTF from the coding sequence ATGTCCCGCATTGAGGCCGTATTTCAAAATCCGCAAGGCGAATCGTTATCCGGTTTGCTGGAAATTCCAGCCGGCACGATCAAGTCGTATGCACTCTTTGCCCATTGTTTCACCTGCTCCAAAGACAATCCGGCGGCTGCACGGATTGCGCTCGCACTCGCTGAATGCGGCATCGCGGTATTGCGTTTCGACTTTACCGGTCTCGGCAGTAGCCAAGGGGATTTTTCCAATACCAATTTCTCCTCCAATTTGCAGGATTTATTAGCCGCGGCGCGTTATCTTGAACAACACTATGCCGCGCCCACGCTATTGATCGGGCACAGCCTGGGCGGTGCCGCTGTTCTGGCGGCAGCGCAAGATCTGCCTTCGGTCAAAGCGGTAACCACTATCGGCGCACCGGCGACAGCCGATCATGTCAAACATTTGTTCGCGGATTCTTACCGCGAGTTGCAGAATGAAGAATCGGTGCAGGTTGAATTGGCCGGAAGAAGCTTCAAGATACGGCGTCAGTTCATTGATGATCTGGAGAAATATAATTCAGTCGCTCATATCGGTGCACTGAGAAAAGCGCTATTGATCTTTCATTCACCACTCGATGAGATCGTGCCGATCGACGAAGCAGGACGAATTTTTACCGCAGCCAAGCACCCGAAAAGCTTTGTGTCGCTTGATCATGCCGATCATATGCTGTCCAATCCGCACGATTCGCGCTATGTCGCGGAAGTTTTGTCGGCCTGGGCAAGCCGTTATCTGCAAGCGGAACAAGTACCGGCTAAAGCGGCGGATGAGCAACAACCGCCGATTGGATCGGGATATGTGATCGTGCACGAATACGATAAAAAATTCACGCGCGAGGTTCTGACGCCGCATCACCGGCTGATCAGCGATGAACCCATCGCACTCGGCGGCGCGGATCTCGGGCTTAATCCGTATGAATTACTGCTCGCCGCATTGGGTTGCTGCACGTCGATGACGCTGCGCATGTACGCCAATCACAAACAAATCGATTTGCAGGATATTCGTGTCGAGTTGCATCACGACAGGATTCATGCCGACGATTGCGCCGGTTGTGAGCAGCAGAAAACAATGATTGATGTCATTACGCGCAAGATCCGGTTGAGCGGCAATTTGAGCGAGCAGCAACGAGCCCGGTTGCTGGAAATCGCCAATCAATGCCCGGTGCATAAAACACTGCAGAGCAAAATCAAGATAGAAACTAATCTCGTGGATACATTTTGA
- a CDS encoding RNA-binding S4 domain-containing protein → MQPDDAIEKFRVDKWLFAARFFKTRSLAAEAIDRGRVTVNSQRVKPAKVLAAGDQLTIRIDNYQYDIEVLGLSNKRGSATVAQQLYRETEASREKRELLAVRLKAQPQPFYTKGRPTKRDRREIERFITRHDEH, encoded by the coding sequence ATGCAACCGGATGATGCGATAGAAAAATTCCGCGTAGACAAATGGCTGTTTGCGGCACGTTTTTTTAAAACACGCTCGCTGGCCGCCGAAGCGATCGATCGGGGTCGGGTAACCGTGAACAGTCAGCGGGTTAAACCGGCCAAAGTGCTTGCTGCGGGAGACCAATTAACCATTCGCATCGATAATTACCAATACGACATCGAAGTATTGGGACTATCCAATAAAAGAGGATCCGCCACCGTGGCGCAGCAGCTGTACCGTGAAACCGAGGCAAGCCGGGAAAAGCGGGAGTTGCTGGCAGTCCGTTTAAAAGCGCAGCCGCAGCCGTTTTATACCAAAGGACGCCCAACCAAACGCGATCGCCGCGAAATTGAGCGTTTTATCACCCGTCACGACGAACATTAG
- a CDS encoding aldolase: MSNDTFDLNKEQLIKQSFVQMDQHLQGADYTQAQKLALTCRILFDNGHDSGLAGQITVRGEQPGTYLTQRLGFGFDEICASNLLLVNEDLEVLQGDGMANPANRFHSWLYRTRPDVQCIIHTHAVHTAALSMLEVPLEISHMDNCVLYDDVAFLPKWPGVPVGNEEGELISKAIGNKHALLLAHHGLLIASSSIEQGCILALAFERAARMHLLAASAGTIQPIDPDLGREAHDWILRGQRSAVAFAYYARRTLKKNADCLQ, translated from the coding sequence ATGAGCAATGACACTTTCGATTTGAATAAAGAGCAACTGATCAAACAATCCTTTGTGCAGATGGATCAACACCTGCAAGGTGCTGATTACACGCAAGCGCAGAAGCTGGCGCTGACTTGCCGGATTTTGTTCGATAACGGACACGATTCCGGATTGGCGGGGCAGATCACCGTACGCGGTGAACAACCCGGGACCTATTTGACGCAACGGCTGGGATTCGGTTTTGACGAAATTTGCGCGAGCAATTTGCTGCTTGTCAATGAAGATCTGGAAGTTTTACAAGGCGACGGCATGGCCAATCCGGCCAACCGCTTTCATTCCTGGCTATACCGCACGCGGCCCGATGTGCAATGCATCATTCATACGCATGCCGTGCATACCGCCGCGCTCAGCATGCTGGAAGTACCGCTGGAAATTTCCCACATGGACAACTGCGTGCTCTACGACGATGTCGCTTTTCTGCCGAAATGGCCCGGCGTGCCGGTCGGCAACGAGGAAGGTGAATTGATTTCCAAAGCTATCGGCAACAAGCATGCGCTGTTGTTGGCGCATCACGGCTTATTGATCGCCAGTTCGAGCATTGAACAAGGCTGCATTTTGGCGCTTGCCTTTGAGCGGGCGGCGCGCATGCATCTGCTGGCGGCTTCCGCAGGCACCATTCAGCCGATCGACCCCGATTTGGGCCGGGAAGCGCATGACTGGATTCTGCGCGGACAACGCAGCGCGGTGGCTTTTGCTTATTATGCACGGCGTACTTTGAAAAAGAACGCAGACTGTTTGCAATAA
- a CDS encoding HD-GYP domain-containing protein encodes MIKKVQTNDVRLGMYIHAIRGNWLEHPFWKKSFKLELQKDLDKLVSCDLDEIWIDTSKGLDVAGDKKIHVENPQPAKPVDTGSAAQPVKKPVARVSVEEELETAKKIQKKAKEAVTSMFSEVRMGKALEIEGAESLVDEINQSMERNPNALLTLIRLKNVNEYTYMHSVAVCMLMVALGRQLGLDAAQIKQAGTAGLLHDIGKMVIPNEVLNKPGKLTDEEFVIMKSHPERGWEILKSCYQVHETALDVCLHHHERVDGKGYPKKLSGDALTLFARMGAVCDVYDAISSDRCYKPAWSPAESIRKMASWKDGHFDETIFQAFVKTIGIYPSGTLLKLKSGRLGVVMEQSTKKLTTPIIKTFFSTRANAHIPVEILDLSKGTDGVENIEDPLQWGFDINKIQGI; translated from the coding sequence ATGATAAAAAAAGTGCAAACAAATGATGTCCGGTTGGGAATGTATATTCATGCGATCCGCGGTAATTGGCTGGAACATCCGTTTTGGAAGAAATCATTCAAACTGGAGCTGCAAAAAGATCTGGATAAGTTGGTAAGCTGCGATCTGGATGAAATATGGATTGATACCAGTAAAGGACTCGACGTCGCCGGTGATAAAAAAATCCATGTTGAAAATCCCCAGCCTGCCAAGCCGGTCGATACCGGCAGTGCGGCGCAGCCGGTCAAAAAGCCCGTGGCGCGGGTTTCGGTAGAGGAGGAATTGGAAACCGCAAAAAAAATTCAGAAGAAAGCCAAAGAAGCGGTGACTTCGATGTTCAGCGAAGTGCGTATGGGAAAAGCGCTTGAAATCGAAGGTGCGGAGTCGCTGGTCGATGAGATCAATCAATCGATGGAGCGCAACCCGAATGCGCTGTTGACATTAATTCGCCTGAAGAATGTCAACGAGTATACCTACATGCACTCGGTTGCGGTTTGCATGCTGATGGTCGCTCTGGGAAGGCAATTGGGCTTGGACGCGGCGCAAATCAAACAGGCGGGTACAGCCGGATTGTTGCACGACATCGGAAAAATGGTGATTCCGAATGAGGTACTGAACAAACCGGGCAAATTGACAGATGAAGAGTTTGTCATCATGAAAAGCCACCCGGAGCGCGGCTGGGAGATTCTGAAATCCTGTTATCAAGTGCATGAAACCGCTTTGGATGTGTGTTTGCATCATCACGAGCGCGTTGATGGCAAAGGTTATCCGAAAAAATTATCCGGTGATGCATTGACGCTGTTTGCCCGCATGGGCGCGGTTTGCGACGTTTACGACGCCATCTCGTCGGATCGCTGCTACAAACCTGCTTGGTCTCCGGCGGAATCGATTCGCAAAATGGCTTCTTGGAAAGACGGACATTTTGACGAAACGATTTTTCAGGCTTTTGTGAAGACGATCGGCATCTACCCAAGCGGTACTTTGTTAAAACTTAAATCCGGGCGATTGGGGGTCGTCATGGAGCAATCCACAAAAAAACTGACCACGCCCATCATTAAAACTTTCTTTTCGACACGCGCCAATGCGCATATTCCGGTCGAAATTCTGGATTTATCCAAAGGCACCGATGGTGTAGAAAATATTGAGGATCCGCTTCAATGGGGGTTTGATATCAATAAAATACAAGGGATATGA
- a CDS encoding vanadium-dependent haloperoxidase, whose protein sequence is MRRVMAVTSFLWMLAPLEVLADAVTDWNQLAGDIVVNAKIGPLPAERALAIVQASVYEAVNAITRRYTVKDTKLEAAPGASVEAAVAAANRAALSKLVPSQQSAIDQVYQAALAVIADGESKASGITVGEKAAAAILALRIDDGASAGESYRPYAKAGVYVPTVIPEAPQWMHRKPWLMTHPAQFRPAPPPELGSELWARDYNEVKALGGKNSQQRSAEQTAIARFWEEVMPPIYHGVVRSIADRPGREITQNARLFAAVTQASDDGLIAVFDAKYHYGFWRPVTAIRNGDIDGNDATGRDASWLPFIDTPMHPEYPCAHCIVSAAVGTVLQIEIGDGQTPALTTTSAAAGGVARSWTKLDDFMQEVANARIYDGVHYRNSGKVGSEMGKKIANLAAEKYLLKTK, encoded by the coding sequence ATGCGCAGAGTGATGGCCGTTACGTCGTTTTTGTGGATGCTGGCGCCGCTTGAGGTACTCGCCGATGCCGTGACCGACTGGAATCAGCTGGCGGGCGATATCGTGGTGAATGCCAAGATCGGACCGCTACCAGCCGAACGAGCGCTGGCGATTGTGCAAGCATCCGTGTATGAGGCTGTCAATGCGATTACCCGGCGTTATACGGTGAAAGATACAAAACTGGAAGCGGCGCCTGGTGCGTCGGTTGAAGCGGCGGTAGCCGCGGCAAATCGGGCGGCATTGTCTAAGCTTGTGCCATCTCAGCAATCCGCAATCGATCAGGTATATCAAGCCGCGCTGGCCGTGATCGCTGATGGAGAAAGCAAAGCCAGCGGCATTACGGTGGGTGAGAAAGCAGCTGCTGCAATCCTGGCGCTACGTATCGATGACGGAGCAAGCGCCGGAGAATCTTATCGTCCTTACGCCAAAGCGGGAGTTTACGTGCCTACGGTGATACCTGAAGCACCGCAATGGATGCATCGTAAGCCTTGGTTGATGACACACCCGGCTCAATTCCGCCCGGCACCGCCGCCTGAACTGGGCAGCGAATTATGGGCGCGCGATTATAACGAAGTCAAGGCGCTCGGCGGTAAGAATAGTCAACAAAGAAGTGCGGAACAAACCGCCATCGCCCGCTTCTGGGAAGAAGTCATGCCGCCGATTTATCACGGTGTCGTGCGTTCGATTGCCGATAGGCCGGGAAGGGAAATTACGCAAAATGCACGCTTGTTCGCCGCTGTGACGCAAGCCTCGGATGATGGATTGATTGCCGTGTTCGATGCGAAATATCATTACGGTTTCTGGCGGCCGGTGACGGCGATCCGCAACGGCGATATCGACGGTAACGATGCAACCGGGCGTGATGCATCATGGCTGCCTTTTATTGATACGCCGATGCACCCGGAATACCCTTGCGCGCACTGCATCGTTTCCGCTGCCGTCGGGACGGTGCTGCAAATCGAAATCGGCGACGGTCAAACGCCGGCGCTAACAACGACCAGCGCCGCTGCGGGCGGTGTAGCACGCAGTTGGACGAAGCTTGACGATTTTATGCAAGAAGTTGCCAATGCACGCATTTACGATGGTGTGCATTACCGCAATTCCGGCAAAGTAGGTTCCGAGATGGGCAAGAAAATTGCCAATCTGGCTGCTGAGAAATACTTATTGAAAACAAAATAA
- the trmB gene encoding tRNA (guanosine(46)-N7)-methyltransferase TrmB yields MQQTIRSFVLRQGRVSNAQRRACETLLPKYGIPFSENLLDLDRVFGRQVPKILEIGFGMGESTAAIAKSHPENDYLGIEVHTPGVGSLLNQIEQHGLTNLRIIQHDAVAVLQHMLPAACLDGIHIFFPDPWPKARHHKRRLIQPALVTRLCSHLKPGGYLHAATDWEDYAEQILHVLSQEPQLNNTAMDYAPRPDYRPLTKFEQRGIKLGHGVWDLIFRKN; encoded by the coding sequence ATGCAACAAACCATACGCAGCTTTGTTCTCCGGCAAGGACGCGTTTCCAACGCGCAACGCCGCGCCTGTGAAACGCTATTGCCCAAGTACGGCATTCCGTTCAGCGAAAATCTGCTCGATCTGGATCGGGTGTTTGGACGCCAGGTGCCTAAAATTCTGGAAATCGGATTCGGCATGGGTGAAAGTACAGCGGCTATCGCCAAATCGCATCCGGAAAACGATTATCTCGGTATCGAAGTGCATACGCCGGGTGTGGGCAGTCTGCTCAATCAAATCGAGCAGCACGGATTGACCAATTTACGCATCATTCAGCACGATGCCGTCGCGGTATTGCAACATATGCTGCCCGCCGCGTGCCTGGATGGCATTCACATCTTTTTCCCCGACCCTTGGCCGAAAGCCAGACACCATAAACGCAGACTGATTCAACCCGCTTTGGTTACCCGCTTATGCAGCCATTTGAAACCGGGAGGCTATCTTCATGCCGCGACCGACTGGGAAGATTATGCCGAGCAAATTTTGCATGTTTTGAGCCAGGAACCGCAACTCAATAATACTGCAATGGATTATGCGCCGCGGCCGGATTACCGGCCATTAACCAAGTTTGAACAAAGAGGAATCAAACTTGGGCATGGCGTATGGGATTTGATTTTCCGGAAGAACTGA
- a CDS encoding thiazole synthase: protein MNSLVIAGKTYSSRLLVGTGKYKDFNETRAAVEASGAEIITVAIRRTNIGQNVNEPNLLDTLPPSKYTLLPNTAGCYTVDDAVRTLRLARELLDGHSLVKLEVLGDPRTLYPNVVETLKAAEILIKEDFQVMVYTSDDPIMAKQLEEMGCVAVMPLASLIGSGMGILNPWNLQIIIDNAKIPVLVDAGVGTASDATIAMELGCDGVLMNTAIAAAKNPVLMASAMRKAVEAGREAYLAGRMAKKLYSASPSSPTKGIIAQAETVSKKPASGKP, encoded by the coding sequence ATGAACAGCTTAGTCATTGCCGGTAAAACTTATTCTTCCCGTTTACTAGTCGGTACAGGAAAATACAAGGATTTCAACGAAACCCGCGCGGCGGTGGAAGCCAGCGGCGCTGAAATCATCACGGTGGCGATCCGACGCACGAATATCGGGCAAAATGTCAACGAACCGAATCTGCTGGACACACTGCCGCCGTCGAAATACACGCTGCTGCCCAATACGGCGGGCTGCTACACAGTTGACGATGCGGTACGCACATTACGGCTAGCGCGCGAATTGCTCGATGGACACAGTTTGGTCAAATTAGAGGTGCTGGGTGATCCTCGAACCCTGTATCCGAACGTGGTGGAAACTCTCAAAGCCGCAGAGATCCTGATTAAAGAAGATTTTCAGGTAATGGTGTATACCTCGGACGATCCGATCATGGCCAAGCAATTGGAAGAAATGGGCTGCGTCGCGGTGATGCCGCTCGCCTCGTTGATCGGTTCCGGCATGGGTATTTTGAATCCTTGGAATCTGCAAATCATCATCGATAACGCCAAAATTCCGGTGCTGGTCGATGCCGGCGTCGGCACCGCTTCCGATGCAACCATTGCCATGGAACTCGGGTGCGATGGCGTATTGATGAATACCGCGATTGCTGCCGCGAAGAATCCGGTATTGATGGCCTCGGCGATGCGCAAAGCCGTCGAGGCCGGGCGTGAAGCCTATCTGGCCGGCCGTATGGCAAAAAAACTCTACAGTGCCAGCCCCAGTTCACCAACGAAAGGCATCATCGCACAAGCGGAAACAGTATCGAAAAAACCCGCCAGCGGTAAACCCTGA
- the thiS gene encoding sulfur carrier protein ThiS: MIQLTINGQPQQFEAPINVAQLIDHLALHGKRIAIECNGEIVPRSRFSDQMLIHGDQLEVVVAVGGG; encoded by the coding sequence ATGATACAACTCACCATTAATGGACAACCGCAGCAATTCGAGGCACCGATCAATGTAGCGCAACTGATCGATCATCTTGCGCTGCACGGCAAACGTATCGCTATCGAATGCAATGGCGAAATCGTGCCGCGCAGCCGGTTCTCGGATCAGATGCTGATTCATGGTGATCAACTCGAAGTCGTTGTCGCCGTCGGCGGCGGTTAG
- a CDS encoding PEP-CTERM sorting domain-containing protein (PEP-CTERM proteins occur, often in large numbers, in the proteomes of bacteria that also encode an exosortase, a predicted intramembrane cysteine proteinase. The presence of a PEP-CTERM domain at a protein's C-terminus predicts cleavage within the sorting domain, followed by covalent anchoring to some some component of the (usually Gram-negative) cell surface. Many PEP-CTERM proteins exhibit an unusual sequence composition that includes large numbers of potential glycosylation sites. Expression of one such protein has been shown restore the ability of a bacterium to form floc, a type of biofilm.) yields MKKLIIGVFLIISSFSAQAAVTIKDLTLFNSENPGQIWVTWTTGHWILGVSDLAHGPLLNAPDASVEGIPQGNYWLFADPAGLGTFPELDVTLSDGSTMSAIFEVSGSNGTAQSWTRISGSPLLSLGWADGSADLVGTYAGISPDGVNDFYMYATIGAVPEPSQYIMLLLGFIIVGSFTKRHYKFS; encoded by the coding sequence ATGAAAAAATTAATCATTGGAGTCTTTCTTATCATCTCATCGTTTTCTGCGCAAGCTGCAGTTACGATAAAAGATCTTACACTCTTCAATTCTGAAAATCCTGGACAAATCTGGGTTACCTGGACGACAGGTCATTGGATACTGGGAGTTAGTGATTTAGCTCATGGGCCATTACTTAATGCACCGGATGCATCGGTTGAAGGAATTCCACAAGGTAATTACTGGTTATTTGCGGATCCAGCCGGTCTCGGAACATTTCCTGAATTAGACGTTACGTTATCCGATGGATCAACTATGAGTGCTATTTTCGAAGTTTCTGGCAGTAATGGAACTGCACAATCATGGACACGGATAAGTGGCAGTCCGTTGCTATCTCTTGGATGGGCAGATGGATCTGCTGATCTAGTGGGTACTTATGCTGGCATCTCACCCGATGGCGTAAATGATTTCTATATGTACGCCACAATTGGAGCAGTACCAGAGCCTTCTCAGTACATTATGCTGCTTCTTGGATTTATAATCGTTGGTTCTTTTACGAAGCGTCATTACAAATTTTCATAA